In Nostoc piscinale CENA21, the genomic stretch TACCATTGCAGTTTTTTACCACTCGCCAAGTCGAAGACATTCTCAGCCGCATTCCCGAAAATCGCAAAATTCAACAGTTCTTCACCCGTCGCGCTATTACTAGTCCAATTGATGCGGTGATGATTTTTGTCTATTTTGGGGTGATGGCTAATCTGAATTTGCAACTCACATTATTAGTTGTTGGTGGAATTATCCCCGTTGTGATGTTGACTGTAGGCGCAAATTCATTCCTCAAGCAGATATCGCGGGAAGTTTTGCAAACATCAGCCAGCCAAAATTCTGCCGCAGGGGAAATCATTACAGGAATTGTCACCGTCAAAACCGCCGCCGCCGAAGCTTCAGTGCAGACATATTGGCAAAAGCGATTACTAAAAATGCTCAAGGCACGGTTACGGGGACAGAAGTTAGCCAATGTCTTACAAATGCTGCGGAATTTAGTTAGTCACGTTGCGACAACAGTTGTTTTATGGTGTGGGTTGCAACTAGTCATCACTGGGGATATGTCATTGGGTAAATTGGTGGCATTTAATATGCTGATGAGTAATGTGATTAATCCTGTGTTGGCGTTGGTAGAGTTATGGGATGAATTACCCGCAGTATTCACAGCCGTAGAGCGAGTTAACGATGTCTTAGATTTTCAGGCAGAAGAAAATTCCCAAAAACCTTTACAGGTAATGCCGACAATTCGCGGTGAAGTACAGTTTGAGAATGTATTTTTCCGTTATCATCCTGATGACCAGCGTCAGACTTTGCAAAATGTCTCGTTTCGTGTCAAACCAGGACAAACCATCGGGATAATTGGTCAGAGTGGTTGCGGTAAAAGTACTTTAGTCAATTTACTGGCTGGTTTATATCGTCCCGAAAGTGGGCGGATTTTAATTGATGGCATCGATATTAGTACGGTATCGCCGCAATCGTTACGCAGTCAAATAGGTTTTGTCCCACAGGATAACTTTTTGTTTTCCGGCACGATTTTAGAAAATATTACCTTGTATAATCCAGATTTGAATCATGAAAAAGCGATCGCCGCAGCCAAATTAGCCGAAGCTCACAGTTTCATCCGCGAACTACCTTTAGGCTACAACACCCCAGTCGGGGAAAGGGGTTTGCGGCTTTCTGGTGGACAAAAACAAAAAAATTGCTCTTGCTCGTGCTTTAATGAGCAACCCCAAAATTTTAATTCTAGACGAAGCTACTAGCGGTCTAGACTCTGAATCTGAGCGTTGTTTGTACCAAAAATTAGCTCGTTTGAACCAGCACCACACTACCTTTATCATCTCCCATCGGCTTTCTAGTCTGCGCCACACCGACCACATCCTAGTTCTTAACCAAGGTATGTTAGTTGAACAAAGCACCCATCAAAATTTGATGGCAACTAAAGGTCTTGATTAATCAATACAGTCCAGTTGGAATTCGCTGCTATAAAAACTAAGTCCGCTTAGACGGACTAATATCAAATCAAGGGTTTTGAACCCGCGCAGGCGGGTTTTGTTCGTGTAGCCGCGACTTCAGTCGCTTGGTGCAATATATGAAAAATGTATTCCAGTCCACTTGAGTGGACTTTGGCTATGAGCCTGGAACTTTAGTTCTAGGCGGGAATAACTTGAAGGCGATAGGCTAGGCAAGCTTTGTTTGTATAGCCCCAGACTGATTTTACTGACCTATACCCCTTCACCCAATCCCCACACATAATTGTGGTGCGTAATTCCTATTCACGATTCCGGATGAAATTTATATTTTGTTAAAAATATTTTTAACAACACCAAATACATGAAATTACTTTGTAATTGATAATGCTCTCGGAATTACGATATTTAGTGATTGTTTATTAGACAAGTTAATGGTAAATTTCTATATGAATTTGAACCAAATAAAAGTTTCTAATGAACAATAAATGAGGGGTCAAACCCCTCAGCAAACAGCGAATCCGTGACAATACTAAAACTTAGATAATACAAATGGAGACATCAAAAAAATTCCGTATTTTTCACTGGTAAAGTTTTAATTGAGAAGATGACATTTAGGAAAAAACGTAGTATAAATACTAAAGTAGCTATTAATTTTTTTGCTCAATAACTTTGATGTTCTCAGGGAAAACTATAGCCTTTTCATAAAGTTTTGTTAGAAAAACTAAAGCGAAAGATTATACGGTAAAATTATCAGGGCAGTAGATTAAACTAAGTATTGAGAAGCAAAATAGAGGAAAAACTGCATCTACCAAGAGCCAAACCAGACTTTTATAGTCATTAAAATGACATTACCAAAGGTTGAAAAGTAACTAACTACTACATGAAATACAGTTAACTTTCTACTCCAAAGTCAAGCTCATGGACATCACCATCAGAACACATGCAGTTCTAACCTCAGTACAAAGAATGAAGCAGCTTTCACGGCTCTATTTAGTCATTCTCCACAGGTTTATAGATAAAACTAAACATAAATTTAGAGGGTAGTTGTTACAACATACAACTGCAACAACTATTGATTAATCATTGACTACCTGTAACACCTAATTCCCCAGTGCAATTAACACTATGAATCACAACATAACTAGCGTCAGTAACTTTAATAAAGGTATCAATCCCCAACAATTTGACCAAATAGTAGAAGCAATTCTGGCTGGTAAGTACTCTTGGGCATGTGTGTTAATGCTGCGTGTGGCTGGTTACAACCCATTACATTACATTCCTTATCGCACTTATAACAGGTTGCTCAAAGAAAACTCTTCCCCAAGTAGAACGCAACAACAAGAAGTATCATCTGTGGATAAATCTGTAGCAACTAATTGCTTGGGCAAAATTAAAGACTTAACTTACCTTGAGGTTGTAGGTAAACAAAAAACCGAAATTCGTGGGGGTAATATGGAGCAATGGTTAGCTCAAGAAGTTCAAGAAGAACAACCCCAAACATCCGCATCAAATAGCGACAACACTCAAGAGTTTTCCTTAAAATTCAGTGGTGCTAATAATATTTTGGATTTTAGATTTTAGGTGTAGGGTGGACATTTTCATTTCCGCTTTCAGTTGCCTACCTTATAAGCCTAGGAGTACGCAATAAGACGAAAAATCAAGAGTTTGGGGAAGGATGAAAGGGTATAGGGGTGTCAGGAGGTAAGTATTCATACACTCTTCAACCCTCATACCCTTACACCCATTCTTAACAGACAATCTTTATGCGTAAATCCTAAATGTGAAACTTTGACAAACAGCAAATAACTTGATGATACTAATTATTGAAATTTATGTAAAATTATCACGTTAATTGTACTGTTTCCAATTAACTAACCCGTCTTTGAGACAATTTCTCAAGATGGGTTTTGTTGTTATAGATTCCAGCTTCTAGAGTATAGAGAGTCTAATTTAGCCTTGGTATAAAGATTGAAATTAAGGATAAAAATATCTACCAAAATGTGCCAAAATGGCAAATTTAAACTATCAATATCATTTAAATTATACATAGAGCAGATGAGTCAATAAGCTCATCAACAATGATAAAATCATTGAATATCTGACTATGAAATACATTTAACTGATTGTTTTTGCTGAAGCAGTCAGTATCCCAAAGAGTACATAACTCTGAAACCAAGACAGACAATCGAACTGTTGCTACTGGTGGTTTTGTTTCTCAGGAAGCCTGAGCATTAACAAGTTAAAAAGTTGGATTTCCGCAACTTTAACTTTAAATGCCCTCTAGTCAGTTTCTCAATGGTGGGGGAAACTTAGTAGAGCCTTCCATACTTTTGTAGTTAGAGAAATAGACAACCTAACAGTTAACAGTTGTTGTAACTGATAGAGCATATAACTACTACACTTTTGTTTTGATGCTCTAAATCCTAGTTCTACCAAACAGGATAATCTCTGCTGTAATAACACATAATGGATACAGTATTGGCTGGAAGCTAAAAGCCCAAATAGCTTCCAGTTTTTTATATAAGCTGGTATGTTCTTAAGTTGTACTAATACCAATGAGTGATTTGTCAAAAGTTTTGCTTGAATCAGAGGAAGTGATGCAATTCCTCAAAAAAGAAATGAGGTTGAAGGAAGTATATCAACAGATTTTATTTCACAAAATTATCCGGCAAACCGCCGAGGCTAGAGGTATTACCATCACATCGGCAGAAATTGAAGCGGAAGCAGAAAAGCAGCGCCGGGAAAGACATTTAGAAAGAGCCGCAGATACACTGGAGTGGTTAGCTGATCAATTAATTACGCCTAATGATTGGGAAAGGGGAATTTGCGATCGCTTATTATCTCACAAACTCGCACAAGTATTATTTGCAGATAAAGTAGAGCATTTTTTTCAGCAAAATCGTGCCGAATTTGAGCAAGTGATTTTGTATCAAATGATCATTGACTCAGAAACATTGGCACAAGAGCTATACTATCAAATTGAAGATGGTGAAATTAGTTTTTATCATACCGCCAAAATTTATGATATTGATATTAATCGTCGGCGTAAATGTGGATATGAAGGTATAGTTGAGCGTTTTGCGCTCCAACCAGATATAGCCACTGTTGTATTTCGAGCAGTACCACAACAGGTAACATTACCTTACAAAACCGAGCAAGGTTATCACCTTTTTTTTAGTTGAAGAATTTATCCCGGCTGAATTAAACAAAGAAAGATATCAAGAGATTATGAATAAAATGTTTCTCCATTGGCTGAATACAGAACTGCAATGTATTCTCAATATCAAATAACTCAATGGCTCAGAGGATACTTAGATTTAAGCTAATAATTCATACTAAGCTAAAATATTGTAAAAAAAATTATAGGTTGGGTTTCGCTCCGCTTCATCCAACCTATCTTGAATGCACTTACTGGGATATATTAAACACTGCCATATTTTTTAATGTACTTTTTGTCCTAAATATTGGTTATTTTATTTGACATAAATCTGATTATTAAATTTTTGATAAAGAAAATATATTTTTTTCATTAAGTTCACCTTTTTTTCATAAAACCTATTGACTATATTTAGAAAAATTCTTAAAAGAATAACAGTTAGGCTAACTTAACAAAGTGAGGAACTACAGGTTTTCGGCAAAATTTCTCTTATAACTTACTTTCCTATACTCATCAAGCAATTTT encodes the following:
- a CDS encoding HetP family heterocyst commitment protein, translated to MNHNITSVSNFNKGINPQQFDQIVEAILAGKYSWACVLMLRVAGYNPLHYIPYRTYNRLLKENSSPSRTQQQEVSSVDKSVATNCLGKIKDLTYLEVVGKQKTEIRGGNMEQWLAQEVQEEQPQTSASNSDNTQEFSLKFSGANNILDFRF